A part of Candidatus Electrothrix aestuarii genomic DNA contains:
- a CDS encoding adenylate kinase: MKLILLGAPGAGKGTVAKLLTAIDGSVQISTGDILRGAVQAGSDLGKEAEGYMKRGDLVPDSLIMGIMEKRLQEDDCANGFLLDGFPRTIPQAEALKELMAKLDISLDKAVNIDVPKDIILDRLCTRRTCENGDCQAIYNVKSNPPKQEGICDKCGSKVVQREDETEEAISHRLATYNEKTAPLIGFYEKEGLLLSVEATSSDAVIEAVKKELSL, from the coding sequence ATGAAGCTTATCCTTCTCGGTGCGCCTGGCGCGGGCAAAGGAACTGTTGCTAAACTGCTGACCGCTATTGATGGTTCAGTGCAGATTTCCACCGGCGACATCCTGCGCGGTGCTGTTCAGGCCGGAAGCGACCTGGGCAAAGAAGCTGAAGGCTACATGAAACGAGGTGATTTGGTTCCTGATTCCCTAATCATGGGCATTATGGAAAAACGCCTTCAGGAAGATGACTGTGCTAACGGTTTTCTGCTGGACGGTTTTCCCCGCACCATTCCTCAGGCAGAAGCCCTGAAAGAGCTGATGGCAAAACTGGACATCAGCTTGGACAAGGCTGTCAACATTGACGTACCCAAGGACATCATCCTGGATCGTCTCTGCACCCGTCGTACCTGTGAAAACGGCGACTGCCAGGCCATCTACAACGTAAAGTCCAACCCGCCCAAGCAGGAAGGCATCTGCGACAAATGTGGTTCCAAGGTTGTTCAGCGCGAAGACGAGACCGAAGAGGCTATCAGCCATCGTCTGGCAACCTATAACGAGAAGACTGCACCGCTGATCGGTTTTTACGAAAAAGAAGGTCTACTGCTCTCTGTTGAGGCAACCTCCAGCGACGCGGTTATCGAGGCTGTAAAAAAAGAGCTGAGCCTGTAA
- a CDS encoding DUF4360 domain-containing protein — protein sequence MIKPIFSVVLATATALVFNHTCAAEEQPYFKAPMYVIGTGCPQKSFTVAGERSNTLTILFQQYDAADPSINAVSGLKQSSCNFAVPVHVPAGFQVSTLTADWRGYAEGATALYREYFLAGQTESQITKTTTFYETNGINYTELDSLDPSYYTACQTQARDVILRINSRVQTEGSDSYISVDTIDKALVFTLKWQACNPSAIPPILWLLLRP from the coding sequence ATGATAAAACCCATTTTCTCTGTAGTTCTGGCTACCGCTACTGCACTCGTTTTCAACCACACTTGCGCGGCTGAAGAGCAACCGTATTTCAAAGCACCTATGTATGTAATAGGTACAGGCTGCCCGCAAAAATCGTTTACCGTTGCAGGCGAGAGAAGTAACACTCTAACTATCTTGTTTCAGCAGTATGACGCGGCAGACCCATCCATAAACGCAGTCAGCGGTCTGAAGCAAAGTTCCTGCAACTTTGCTGTGCCGGTTCATGTACCGGCAGGTTTTCAGGTGTCCACTTTGACTGCTGATTGGAGGGGATATGCCGAAGGTGCGACAGCACTATATCGCGAATATTTTCTTGCCGGTCAAACAGAGAGCCAGATTACTAAAACAACAACATTTTACGAGACAAACGGAATAAATTATACAGAATTGGACTCACTGGACCCCAGTTATTATACTGCCTGCCAGACGCAGGCACGAGATGTTATCCTACGAATAAACAGTAGGGTGCAGACAGAGGGCAGTGACAGCTATATTAGCGTGGACACCATAGATAAGGCATTAGTTTTTACGCTGAAATGGCAGGCCTGCAACCCCTCAGCAATCCCCCCTATCCTGTGGCTTTTATTACGTCCCTGA